DNA from Mesorhizobium sp. DCY119:
TGTCGATCTCCGAGCGCGAGCGGGCCGCATTGATAGCGTTCCTGAAGACGATTTCGGATTAAGCATCGGACCGAAAAGTGGATCCGGTTTTCGGGTAATTCCGATGCTAACTCAAAGTCTACCGATCCTTCACCGTCTCCATCGCCACGAAGGTCGAGGTCTGCGCGACGTGGGGCAGGGCAGAGATGCGCTCGCCCAGCACGCGGCGATAGGCTGCGATGTCGGTGGTGCGGACCTTCAGCAGGTAATCGAAGCTTGCCGCCATCATGTGGCACTGCTCGATCTCGCGCACGGCATGGACCGAACGGTTGAAGGCATCGAGTGCGGCCGAGCGCGTGTCCGACAGTTTCACCTGCACGAAGGCGACATGGCCTTCGCCCATGCGCTCGCGGTCGATCACTGCCGAATAGCCGCGAATGAAGCCGTCCTGCTCCAGACGCCGCACCCGCGCCTGCACCGGCGTCTTCGACAGGCCGACCTGCGCGGCAAGTTCGGCCATGGAAAGCCGGCCATCGCGCGAAAGGGCTGCGAGGATGTTGCGGTCGATGCGATCCAATTGGTCTTTTGACATTCGAAACGAAGTCCAGTGTTATAGAAAACTGACTTATCTATAGTCCAATTAGCCTTTCCAGTGCAATATTTTGGACCGATTGAAAAAGAGGTTTATGATAGACCTCGAAGCCGTCTCCAAACCGTTTCACCGCCAGCAGGATGTCCATGACCGCTCCATTGCTCGACACCATTCGTACCCAGATCCGCGCCAACTATCTGCCTGACGAGGACGAGGCGCTGGCCCGGCTTGTCGAGACGGCAGGACTGAGCAAAGCCGAGCGCAAGGCGATCACGGGGCGGGCGGTGCAACTGGTCAAAGCGGTGCGCGGTTCCACCGATCCGCGGTTGATGGAAGTGTTTCTGTCCGCCTACGGCCTCTCCACCAAGGAAGGCGTGGCGCTGATGTGCCTGGCCGAGGCGCTGCTGCGCGTGCCGGACACGCAGACCATGGACGACCTGATCCAGGACAAGATCGCCCCGCATGACTGGTCGGCGCATTCGGGCGGGTCGAGTTCGATCTTCGTCAACGCATCGACCTGGGCGCTGATGCTGACCGGCCGCGTGCTGGACGAGGGCGAGGACGGCATTGCCGGCACGCTGCACAACATGGTGCGCCGCCTTGGCGAGCCGGTCATCCGTAAGGCCGTGGCAGCCGCAATGCGCGAAATGGGCGAGCAGTTCGTGCTTGGCCGCACCATCGCCGAGGCCGTCAAGCGCGGCCGCTCAATGACCGCCAAGGGCTATCTCTATTCCTACGACATGCTCGGCGAGGCGGCTCGCACCGAAGCCGACGCGCTGCGCTATCACCGCGCCTATGCCGATGCGATCTCGTCGCTCAACAGCGGCTCGAACGGCCCGGATATCCGCACCAATCCGGGCATTTCGGTGAAGCTGTCAGCGCTTCACCCTCGCTACGAAGTGGCGCAGAAGGAAACCATGCTGCCGGTCATGGCCAAGCGCCTGCTGTCGCTGGCGATTGCTGCCCGCCACGCCCGAATGGGGCTCAACATCGATGCCGAGGAGGCCGATCGCCTCGACCTGTCGCTGGACGTCATCGAGCGCGTTCTGGCCGATCCAGAACTGGAAGATTGGGACGGTTTCGGCGTCGTCGTGCAGGCCTATGGCCCGCGCTGTGCCTTCGTCATCGACTGGCTCCACGCGCTGGCCAAGCGGCTCGACCGGCGCATCATGGTGCGGCTGGTCAAGGGTGCTTACTGGGATACCGAGATCAAGCGCGCCCAGACGCTCGGCCTCGACGGCTATCCGGTGTTCACGCGCAAGGTCAACACCGATGTTTCCTACATCGCCTGCGCCAAGAAGCTGCTGTCGATGACCGATCGCATCTATCCGCAATTCGCCACCCACAATGCGCATACGGTTGCGGCTATCCTGGCGATGGCGCCTGACCGCGATTGCTTCGAGTTCCAGCGCTTGCATGGCATGGGCGAATCCCTGCACGAGACGGTGCGCAAGACCGAGGGCACGCGCTGCCGCATCTATGCGCCGGTCGGCGCGCATTCCGATCTGCTTGCCTATCTCGTCCGCCGCCTGCTCGAAAACGGCGCCAATTCCTCCTTCGTGCACCAATTGACCGACGAGGACGTGAAGCCCGAAGATATCGCCCGCGATCCGATCGAGGCTGCTGAAACACAAGGTCCGGCGGCAAACCCGGCCATTGCGCGGCCCTCGTCAATCTTCGGGGCAGGGCGGCTCAACGCCAAGGGTTTCGACATCACCGACCCGGTGACGCTGGCGGCTATCGACAAGGCCAGACTGGAATTCGCCACGCCCGAGCGCTGGGCGGCAAAGCCCGTCACCCGCGCTGCCGGCTATGGCAGCCAGCGCAAGCTCGTCAATCCGGCCAAGCCGGACGACATCGTCGGCACGGTGCACGAAGCCGCTGCCAAGCAGGTGTCGACTGCCGTGCGCATCGCGGTTGAGGCGCAGCCGGCCTGGGCAAAACGCTCGGTTGCCGAGCGCGCGGCGATCCTGCGCCGCGCCGCCGATCTCTACGAGGCCAATGCGGTGGAGTTCTTCGCGCTGGCGACGCGGGAGGCCGGCAAGTCGCTGGCAGACGGCGTGGCGGAAGTGCGTGAGGCAGTCGACTTCCTTCGCTATTACGCTGCCGAGGCCGAGAAGGCCGAAGCGGGAACTGTCGCGCGTGGCGTCATCGCCTGCATCTCGCCATGGAATTTCCCGCTGGCGATCTTCACCGGCCAGATCGCTGCGGCCCTCGTTACCGGCAACAGCGTGGTTGCCAAGCCGGCCGAGCAGACGCCGCTGATCGCTGCGCGCGCAGTCGAACTGCTGCGCAAGGCCGGTATTCCCGAGGACGTCATCCAGCTTCTGCCGGGTGATGGCCCGTCGGTCGGCGCGCCGCTGACAGCCGATCCGCGCATCGCCGGTGTCTGCTTCACCGGCTCGACAGAAGTGGCCAAGCTGATCGAAAAGCAATTGGCCGACACGGCGGCATCCGACGCCATGCTGCTTGCCGAAACCGGCGGCATGAATGCGATGATCGTCGATTCCACTGCCTTGCCCGAG
Protein-coding regions in this window:
- the putA gene encoding bifunctional proline dehydrogenase/L-glutamate gamma-semialdehyde dehydrogenase PutA; the encoded protein is MSMTAPLLDTIRTQIRANYLPDEDEALARLVETAGLSKAERKAITGRAVQLVKAVRGSTDPRLMEVFLSAYGLSTKEGVALMCLAEALLRVPDTQTMDDLIQDKIAPHDWSAHSGGSSSIFVNASTWALMLTGRVLDEGEDGIAGTLHNMVRRLGEPVIRKAVAAAMREMGEQFVLGRTIAEAVKRGRSMTAKGYLYSYDMLGEAARTEADALRYHRAYADAISSLNSGSNGPDIRTNPGISVKLSALHPRYEVAQKETMLPVMAKRLLSLAIAARHARMGLNIDAEEADRLDLSLDVIERVLADPELEDWDGFGVVVQAYGPRCAFVIDWLHALAKRLDRRIMVRLVKGAYWDTEIKRAQTLGLDGYPVFTRKVNTDVSYIACAKKLLSMTDRIYPQFATHNAHTVAAILAMAPDRDCFEFQRLHGMGESLHETVRKTEGTRCRIYAPVGAHSDLLAYLVRRLLENGANSSFVHQLTDEDVKPEDIARDPIEAAETQGPAANPAIARPSSIFGAGRLNAKGFDITDPVTLAAIDKARLEFATPERWAAKPVTRAAGYGSQRKLVNPAKPDDIVGTVHEAAAKQVSTAVRIAVEAQPAWAKRSVAERAAILRRAADLYEANAVEFFALATREAGKSLADGVAEVREAVDFLRYYAAEAEKAEAGTVARGVIACISPWNFPLAIFTGQIAAALVTGNSVVAKPAEQTPLIAARAVELLRKAGIPEDVIQLLPGDGPSVGAPLTADPRIAGVCFTGSTEVAKLIEKQLADTAASDAMLLAETGGMNAMIVDSTALPEQAVRDIVASAFQSAGQRCSALRILYVQKDVEKKMLEMLEGAMKALSVGDPWSISTDVGPVIDEEAQNSIRDYCSKMEGKGRLIAKLEVPASGRFVAPHVFRVKGIEEMEREIFGPVLHVATFDADDLDKVISAINAKGYGLTFGLHTRIEGRVQHLVDRIHAGNIYVNRNQIGAVVGSQPFGGEGLSGTGPKAGGPHYLRRFRKAESLAAVEVEGQPLPAVELAEQFPDATLSGWNVAADRIMVLRKHLRGKGSAGIAAAAAIDYGQIDLPGPTGEANTLALDPRGRVLCLGPDSETLLAQAIQALAAGNAVLAVAPGASVAVNALTGKGLPIVAIDGVVSAASLKSLGVDVVAFSGSPERAKEIRQALAARKGPIVPLISEVLYPSAYAHERAVCVDTTAAGGNASLLAGA
- a CDS encoding Lrp/AsnC ligand binding domain-containing protein — protein: MSKDQLDRIDRNILAALSRDGRLSMAELAAQVGLSKTPVQARVRRLEQDGFIRGYSAVIDRERMGEGHVAFVQVKLSDTRSAALDAFNRSVHAVREIEQCHMMAASFDYLLKVRTTDIAAYRRVLGERISALPHVAQTSTFVAMETVKDR